GCTCGGAGCAACCACAGTCATCCTTATCATGGCGGCGAACACCGCCTTTGCGGATTTTCCCCGGCTGGGCGCGCTGGTCGCCAAGGATGGGTTCCTTCCGCGACAACTCAACTATCGCGGAAGCCGCCTCGTTTACTCGCGAGGAATTATCGCGCTTGCTGCAATTGCATCTGTCATTTTGATCATCTTCCAGGCAAGCGTGACCCGTCTCATTCCGCTGTATGCGATCGGTGTTTTCCTCTCATTCACTTTGTCACAAGCCGGCATGGCATTGCGCTGGCGCAAGATCGGCGGTCTCCAACCGGGAGAGGAAAAAGCAGAGCGCGGATCGACCCTGCTATATGTCAAGGACTGGGCTCAAAAAATGTCCATTAATGGATTTGGGGCTGCATGTACCGCTGTGGTCATGATGGTGTTTGCCGTTACCAAATTCAAGGATGGAGCCTGGGTGGTCTTGATCCTGATCCCCATACTGGTTGCAGTGTTCTGGCTGATCCATCGACATTACAAAAGTCTCGCAGGAAAACTCTCACTGGATAACTTTGGCGCGATTCCACCTCATACCATCCGCCACCGGGTGATCATGCCGGTCAGCGGCGTGCATCAGGGAACGCTGGCGGCGCTCCGCTATGCGCGGATGTTATCGGACGATATTACAGCCGTGCATGTCAGCATCGAACCTGCAGACGCGGAAAAGGTTAAGCAGAAATGGGAACGGTGGGGTGAAGGCGTGCGGATGGTAATGTTAAATTCTCCCTATCGCCTCTTTCTCGAGCCTTTATTGGAATACATCGCCGAAATATCCCGGGAACGCCAGCCTGGCGAAACCCTGACCATTGTCGTTCCGGAATTCATCTCGAACAGCCCGTTGACGGGAGCACTTCATACCAATACTGCCGACCTGTTCCGCAGTCAACTGAAGCGCCAGCAGGGAATCGTGATCATCAACGTCCCCTACCATGTGCACGACGACGATCTGGTTCATTAACTACGTCAATCGCACCAGTCTCATAATCAAAAGACTCCCTCGGGTTGGGAGTCTTTTCTTTCGATGCTGTCGGGGTGCCGAGATTTGAACTCGGGACCTCACGGACCCGAACCGTGCGCTCTACCGGTCTGAGCCACACCCCGATTAAACAGCGGGCAGATTATACCATTGCCATTTGATTTGGCAAGCAATTTATCAAACCGGTTGTTTAACAAGTTTACAGACCTCTTCTACAGCACATCACGGATTTAGAATCACTTCAATCGTGTAAAGATAGACCAATTTGCCGAAATCCGGATCGCTGATGGAAAGCAAGGGATTTTCTTGTCGGAATGTCAGGCGGGCGGGAGTAGACTCACTGACCTTGTAGGGGATCACGGTCTCGAACGGCTGGGTATCGATCCCGTTTATTTCGAGGATGCGCGTGCCAAGCGGTTTGCCCTCTTGAGAGATCAATTCCGCCACGAAGGGTTGGTCATTATAAGGCCAGATACGCCCTTTCAACGCCACCTGGCCCGCGTAAAAATTCGTCTTTTCCTTGAAGCCATCCATGGCGATGCGCTCATAGATGAAATTCCCAGGCGGGTTGACCTGCGGCGTACCGATGGAATACAGCAAGACCGGCATGGTATTCAGTGCCTGTATCCTGCCAAAATCATCCTTCGAGCTGATACGAATATAACCCGCTTCGGAAACTGCGCGGATCTCAAAGGCGAACTCGAAGCGCTGAAAGATTCCAAGCGGATTCCGCTCCAGTTTCTGAATGAACCGCTGAAGCACGCGTCCGTCTTCGCCGAGCAGGTCGACCTGAATCCGGTCACTTTCTCCCGCGGCAATGATGGCATTCATCACAAACGGCGAAGTCAGGCTCGACATCGGACCCGGCGCAATAAAGCGGATTTGCGCGTATTCGGTGAAGCCGGCCGCCAGGGTCGGTGTGACGGTTGGAATCTCAGGCTGGGAAATCGGCGGTTCCGGTGTGTTTGTCAGTGTGGCAGTCGGAGTCAATGCGGCGGCTGTGGCAAACGCCGCCTGACCGGTCAACGCAACCACTGTCGGCAGGTAATCGGGCGGGAGGGGTGTGGCAGTGGAAGCAGCCCGGGATGTGCAGGCAGATACAAGTCCAAGAAGTGAGGCGAGAACGATAAGTCTGGATTTCATTTTCAACGTAACGAAGGCGGGTCGGGAAAGCATTTCCAGGCTCAAGGTAATTACAACCCGTAAATCTCGCCGTACTTTTCCGTCAAGTAGCGGACATATGCAGCCGAGTCGATATCATTTCCAGTGACCTTCCGCACCAGGTCGCGCGGATCATATTTGTGCCCATACTGATGGATGTTTTTTCTCAACCATTCGCGCAGTTCTGCGAATTGACCCTTTCGAATTTGCTCTTCGAGATTCCTGATCTCTTTATTGATCCTCTCCCACAACTGCGCAGAGATGATATTGCCGAGCGCGTAAGTGGAAAAATAACCAATGGAACCGTATGACCAGTGAATATCCTGCAGGACGCCCTGCGAATCACTGGGGGGCGTGACGCCGAGGTAATCGTGCATCCTGGCATTCCAGATTTCTGGAAGGTCCTTGACCGCGATGCTGCCTTCCACCATGCCGATCTCGATCTCGAGGCGAAGCATGATATGCAGGTTATAGGTGGCTTCATCCGCGTTGACCCGGATCAGACTTGGCTCGACCTTGTTGATCGCCTTATAGAACGCCTTGACATTCACGCCGTTCAGTTGTGACGGGAAGGCTTTTTTCAACTCCGGATAAAAATGTTCCCAGAAGGGAAGCGATCGGCCGACGAGATTCTCCCACATGCGGGATTGCGATTCGTGCACTGCAAGCGATGTGCCGCTTGCAAGGGGTGTGCGCTCATAAGCGGGGTTACCCCCGAGTTCGTACAAAGCGTGACCGCACTCGTGCATGGCGCTGAACAGCGTGGCAAGCGGCGAGTTCTTTTCGAAACGATTCGTGATTCGCACATCGTCCACGCTGAAGGTGGTCTCGAAGGGATGCGGCGCTTTATCCTGCCTGCCGCGCCTGAAATCGTATCCGAATTTCCTGATGACGGTTTCGCCAAAATCCCAAACCTTCTTTTCATTGAATGATTTTTTAAGAAAGTCGCTTTTCACCTGTTTGGCTTCGCCGATGGCTTTGATCAACGCAACCTGTTTCGGGCGCAGGTTGCCGAATATTTCGCGAACTTCGGCGGTTGGCAGGCCCGGTTCGTAATCATCCAAAAGCACATCGTACGGATGATCGGCGGGAGGGAAGAACGAAACATACTTCTTGATCAATTCCAGGTTCTTTTCGAGATGCGGCCGGAAGATGGAAAAATCCGATTTGCCTTTTGCCTCCACCCATGCCTCGACCGCTTTCGTAGAAACCATCGCCTGCTCCGCCACAAACTCTGGCGGGACGCGTTTTGCCTTTTCGTAATCGCGCGCCGCCACACGGACTATCGCCCCTTCGTCGGTTTCGGGATCCGTATATTCCTTTTTCAGTTCCTCGAGCAAACTTCCCATTTCATCGGAAGTGAATTTTTCCTGCGCGATCTTCCCCAATGTGGCAAGCTGCTGGCCGCGCGCCTCCGCCCCTCCGGGCGGCATGTTCACCTGCTGATCCCACGACAACACCGACGCCGCGCGATTCAGATCGAATACTTCGCCGATCATTTCCTTGAATTTATTCAATTTATCAGACATTCACTTTCTCCTGTTCCTTGTGACTTTTACGCCTCAAACCGGACCTGAACTTGATTCCCCTCCCCAAACCATCCTCACCCTGAGAGCGCAGCCCCTTGATTTTATCCTAAGTTGCAAGTTCGATCCCCCAATATAAAAACAGCGGGCAGGATACGGATACCTGCCCGCCGCGAGTGACTAAGCCGCTATGATCATTCCGTGTATTGCGGAAGTTCCGGCAGCGATTGTAAATACATGTAGATCGCCTTCAATTCATCGTCGTGGAATTTGCCGTAATCCTGCCAGGGCATCAGGGTGGAGTCCAATTCATGTCCGCCCGGCGTGACGCCTGTGCGAATCGTATTGATGAAATCCTCTTCACTCCAAAAAGCGAGTTCACCGCCTGGGGTCAGGTTGGGGGAAATTTTAGTGATGGTCGGGTCGGGGAACGGACCGCCGTTCAAATCGGGACCATGGCACAAGCGGCAATCGTGAGTATCCATTAAATATTTACCATACTCAACGCTTACGCCGGGTTCAGGGGCGGCGACATGAATATCGTGTGTGACCGTTTCGACAGGCATTGGCGGGAGCATGCCCGCTGTATACAATATTTTTGCGAGCGGTGTGAAATCTGCTCCATTGGTTGCCCGGTCCACTGGCGGGACTGTCTTGATGTAGGCGATTACCGCCGCCAGCTCTTCATCGCTCATAAAAGCTGTGGAAACGACCGCGGGCATGAATATCGGCTTGCCTTCCCTGTCAATTCCATGCCGGATGGCACGGACAAAATCCTCGGTAGTATATGTGCTTCCGATACCGCCGTCACCGCTTGTCAGGTTAGCGGATTGAATAGTGCCCAGCGCCGGATCGTTGAAAAACTCCAAATCCCCGCCAAGATCTTCTCCGTGACAACCCTGACAAAGCACTTCAGCGCGATGCCTGCCAAGCTCAAGGCTGGCTTCATCGGTCGGTAACACAAGATCTGATGGCGGGAAATCATAGGTCTTGTTCATACGGCTGTTGCCGATCGAAAACATGGCAAGCCCGGCAACGATAATCAACCCAATCAATGAAGCGAGTACGATCCCAATCCATTTAAATATTTTCTTCACCTCTAAATCTCCTATTCTAAATTTATTATTTCGCTTGTCGATCCATTAATCAGCGCCTATCTATTCAAGGCAACTTAAATCGCCCGGCGCTTTTAGGCGTCATGCTGAGCAAAGCACCTCTACAATTGTCTCGGAAACCCTTCGTTGCGCCTTTAGCGCTACTCAGGGCGGCAATATGTGAGGTGATTTCTTATTACTCTGAATCGTGTCGATTAGTTGAGCCGCCTGATCCGCGGCGAGGTATTATAAAGACCGACGAAGAAGAACCCTGCTGCAACGACCAGCCAGAGCGCTGGCAGAAAATATCCAAGAGCGGAGGTCATGAATCGACCGCTCCACTGGGCGTAAAAGGCGATCAGGCTGATCCCAAACGATGCCAGAAACCCGACTACGAAAACAGCGGTCCGCAATTTGGAAACGTTCTCGTTGCGCGCCATCAAGAATAAAACCCCCAACGAGAGGCAAAAGATACTAAATCCAAACCTCATAAAATCGAACCCGGATCCGGAGAAAAGCCCCGCCACACCTTCGATCATGTACCAGGTGCCGCCGAGCGTAAGCATACGTTTTGGTGTCATCGCGATTCTCCTCTCAAAATGCCAGTCGAGTTTTATCCTTGGTGATCTTATTTCATTTTCCAACTCTTCGTCTGACATCGTCTATTTCTCCCTGTTAGACCGTCGGATCATCAATTTCAATCCGGACCATAGATCGCTCACCGAACAGACCTTCACATCCACAAAGCCGAGCGGCAGGGCAATCTCACGGATCACATCTTCGGTAATATCGGTTGGGACCTTCGCCGATTTTTTAGGCCATGAAACCCAAACGAATCCGTCCTGAGCAAGTTTGGTTCGCAGGGTGGAAAGTACGGCGTCCAGGAATCCCCGTTCAGTGGCGAAGACATGCGCCGCCCTTATGGGAGGGGTCACATTCGAAGCCAGCGCCACGCCTTTCGGTAACTCTCCCAGCCAGCCTTTATATTCGCGCGGCACGTTGATCGTCAGGACGCGAAGAGGCGGGGTGGTAAATCCGAGTTTTTTATATAAAGGGGTTCCAGAGTAGCCAGACGCCATATGCCCCAATTATAAACAAAAGCCGGGCTTGACTCCGGCTTTTGTGTTTTCTATATTACAAGTCCGACGGGAGGCTATCCCTTTTCCAGCTTTTTATACGTCTCTCCGAAAAGCAAATTCCCAACGTGATCGCTCTTCAAGAAGGCAAGTGGGAAGCCCAATTTGAATTCCGCCACCGCATCCAATACCGCCATTTGTTCTGATGTAAGCCGAACGCCGAGGCAGCCAAGGTTGTCCTGGACCTGGGCAAGCGTCCTGCATCCCAAAATGGGAAGGATGTTCGGGTTTTTCTGGCGCACCCATGTCAAGGCAGCCTGCGCTGGTGAACAGCCGACCTCCCTTGCAATAGCCGCCACCGTTTCGCCAGCCTTAATCTCGCGTTCGCCGACCGATTTCTCGCGCCTCGGCTCATCTGATATTTGACTGTACTTCCCTGTCAACACGCCGCCTTCCAACATCCCCCAGGTAAGGATGGAAAGTCCATATTCGCCCGCCATTGGAATCTCCGCGCGCTCGACCGCGCGATCCATGATTGAATACGGAACTTGAAGCGCAGCAGGCCGTGCCCATCCGTACTCCATGCATCTTGCGAGCGCATAAGAGACGACCCATGCAGGCGTATCCGAAAACGCGAAATACAAAACTTTTCCCGAAGCGATCAGGGAATTGGCTGCGTGCAAGACCTCATCGATGGAGGTGCGAAAATCCCACATGTGAAGGTAAAGCAGGTCGATGTAATCGGTTTCCAATCGTTCCAGGCTTGTTTCCACCGAACGAAGCATGCTTTTACGGGAATTCCCGCCGTGGTTGGGGTCAGACGGATGCCCCTTTCCAACCCGCAGCGAATACTTCGTGGCGATCACGAAACGGTCCCGTTCGCCTTTGGTGAATTCCCCGATGAATTTCTCGCTCGTTCCGTTCGTGTAATTGCATGACGTATCGATGAAATTTCCTCCCGCTTCTGCGAAGGCATCGAACATCTGCCTGCTGACTTCCCTGGAGGCGCCCCAGCCCCAATCCTCGCCGAATGTCATTGTCCCAAGACATAACTCCGAAACGTTCAGTCCGCTGTTACCCAAGGTTTTATAAAGCATCGTTCCTCCTATATTTTTTCGACTTCAAGTTGAAGTTCCGTCACATACTGATCCGGATTTTGTGCCAGGTGGCTTGGCGGCAATTCAAAATCCAAGTCGTCTGCGCCGTAACGCAAATACACCTCACGGATGGGACCCAGCATACGGTAGCGGTTTGCATCGATCCAATTCAGGAGGGCGTTATACGCTTGATACAGGGTTGCATAACCGCCCGAATGCACCACACATGCCGCACTTGCTATGGCGGGCATCTCGCGCACCTTGATTGTCCCAGTGCCGGGTATGGCAAACGCCAGCGGCACCGCAACTTCCGCATCGATTTCGGTTTCGCGATATTCCGCGTCATAGTAAATCGAAAAAGGGGGCTTATCCGCTCGGGCTTTTTCAAACCGGGCTACATACATTTCCAGCTCATTAAACATGGACGAGATCCGTTCATCATCCTCAGCAACCTCGCGATACGACGCTGCCAACTCCGCGCCGACACTTCGCAAAATCACATCGTACATGCCAGCCTCCTCTCTCCGGTTCAGTTGGCGGATGCGCACCTCGAGCCGTGACAGCCTCGACCGTTCCTCCTGCATCTGCTGCTCGATCTCGGCGCGTTTCAACCTGAACATGCCGAGCATCTGTTCGGAAGACAGCCCTTCATCGAGCATCCCGGCGATCTGCTCGAGCGAAAAACCCAGGTCGCGTAATGCCAGAATCCGATTCAAGCGCGGAAGTTGATCCGCTGTGTAATAACGGTAATTGGTGACCGAATCCGTTTGAACTGGCTTGAGCAGGCCCAACTGGTCGTAATGCCTCAGCATCCGCACTGAAACGCGGCTCAACTTGGAGAATTCACCGATCTTGAACATGCCTCATATCCTTTCACTTTATACACTTTAACACAGTGTCAAAGTCAAGGGATGGATGAAGATGAATTTGTTAGAATAGACGAATATGACCCGCTGGCTCGATCCGCAACCGATTGACATCCCCGCCTCGTTCCAGGACCTAGGCTTGACTCCCCTCATCGCGCAGACCCTCCTCCGCCGCGGAATCAACTCTCCCGTCGAAGCCGAGGCGTTCTTA
This portion of the Anaerolineales bacterium genome encodes:
- a CDS encoding DUF3052 family protein, whose product is MASGYSGTPLYKKLGFTTPPLRVLTINVPREYKGWLGELPKGVALASNVTPPIRAAHVFATERGFLDAVLSTLRTKLAQDGFVWVSWPKKSAKVPTDITEDVIREIALPLGFVDVKVCSVSDLWSGLKLMIRRSNREK
- a CDS encoding MerR family transcriptional regulator, with product MFKIGEFSKLSRVSVRMLRHYDQLGLLKPVQTDSVTNYRYYTADQLPRLNRILALRDLGFSLEQIAGMLDEGLSSEQMLGMFRLKRAEIEQQMQEERSRLSRLEVRIRQLNRREEAGMYDVILRSVGAELAASYREVAEDDERISSMFNELEMYVARFEKARADKPPFSIYYDAEYRETEIDAEVAVPLAFAIPGTGTIKVREMPAIASAACVVHSGGYATLYQAYNALLNWIDANRYRMLGPIREVYLRYGADDLDFELPPSHLAQNPDQYVTELQLEVEKI
- a CDS encoding c-type cytochrome, translated to MKKIFKWIGIVLASLIGLIIVAGLAMFSIGNSRMNKTYDFPPSDLVLPTDEASLELGRHRAEVLCQGCHGEDLGGDLEFFNDPALGTIQSANLTSGDGGIGSTYTTEDFVRAIRHGIDREGKPIFMPAVVSTAFMSDEELAAVIAYIKTVPPVDRATNGADFTPLAKILYTAGMLPPMPVETVTHDIHVAAPEPGVSVEYGKYLMDTHDCRLCHGPDLNGGPFPDPTITKISPNLTPGGELAFWSEEDFINTIRTGVTPGGHELDSTLMPWQDYGKFHDDELKAIYMYLQSLPELPQYTE
- a CDS encoding carboxypeptidase M32, which codes for MSDKLNKFKEMIGEVFDLNRAASVLSWDQQVNMPPGGAEARGQQLATLGKIAQEKFTSDEMGSLLEELKKEYTDPETDEGAIVRVAARDYEKAKRVPPEFVAEQAMVSTKAVEAWVEAKGKSDFSIFRPHLEKNLELIKKYVSFFPPADHPYDVLLDDYEPGLPTAEVREIFGNLRPKQVALIKAIGEAKQVKSDFLKKSFNEKKVWDFGETVIRKFGYDFRRGRQDKAPHPFETTFSVDDVRITNRFEKNSPLATLFSAMHECGHALYELGGNPAYERTPLASGTSLAVHESQSRMWENLVGRSLPFWEHFYPELKKAFPSQLNGVNVKAFYKAINKVEPSLIRVNADEATYNLHIMLRLEIEIGMVEGSIAVKDLPEIWNARMHDYLGVTPPSDSQGVLQDIHWSYGSIGYFSTYALGNIISAQLWERINKEIRNLEEQIRKGQFAELREWLRKNIHQYGHKYDPRDLVRKVTGNDIDSAAYVRYLTEKYGEIYGL
- a CDS encoding aldo/keto reductase — translated: MLYKTLGNSGLNVSELCLGTMTFGEDWGWGASREVSRQMFDAFAEAGGNFIDTSCNYTNGTSEKFIGEFTKGERDRFVIATKYSLRVGKGHPSDPNHGGNSRKSMLRSVETSLERLETDYIDLLYLHMWDFRTSIDEVLHAANSLIASGKVLYFAFSDTPAWVVSYALARCMEYGWARPAALQVPYSIMDRAVERAEIPMAGEYGLSILTWGMLEGGVLTGKYSQISDEPRREKSVGEREIKAGETVAAIAREVGCSPAQAALTWVRQKNPNILPILGCRTLAQVQDNLGCLGVRLTSEQMAVLDAVAEFKLGFPLAFLKSDHVGNLLFGETYKKLEKG
- a CDS encoding APC family permease, whose translation is MINQEEISKSPIIERDTLHKPSPSLRSWLIGRPLSTADAPHQTIGKLVGLAVFASDALSSTAYATQEILVILAAAGSIAYGYVFPISIAIVILLGIVTISYEQTIHAYPDGGGAYIVARDNLGEFPALIAGAALLTDYILTVSVSIASGVAQITSAFPFLYDYRVFLSVSFILFVMLMNLRGVKESGTAFAIPTYFFVTMMFITVGLGMFRLFVTGTLGMVVDPPELEMLDEISAITPFLILHAFASGTTALTGVEAISNGITAFKEPRSKNAGITLIWMSLILGSLFLGISFLSREIGAIPSESETVISQLARTVFAGRGTLYLMLLGATTVILIMAANTAFADFPRLGALVAKDGFLPRQLNYRGSRLVYSRGIIALAAIASVILIIFQASVTRLIPLYAIGVFLSFTLSQAGMALRWRKIGGLQPGEEKAERGSTLLYVKDWAQKMSINGFGAACTAVVMMVFAVTKFKDGAWVVLILIPILVAVFWLIHRHYKSLAGKLSLDNFGAIPPHTIRHRVIMPVSGVHQGTLAALRYARMLSDDITAVHVSIEPADAEKVKQKWERWGEGVRMVMLNSPYRLFLEPLLEYIAEISRERQPGETLTIVVPEFISNSPLTGALHTNTADLFRSQLKRQQGIVIINVPYHVHDDDLVH